Proteins from a genomic interval of Zingiber officinale cultivar Zhangliang chromosome 1B, Zo_v1.1, whole genome shotgun sequence:
- the LOC122043609 gene encoding B3 domain-containing protein Os03g0120900-like has product MEREEMFEKVVTPSDVGKLNRLVVPKQYAERFFPLVAATDCVKGLLLSFEDPTGKSWHFRYSYWNSSQSYVMTKGWSRFVKEKRLDAGDTVCFSRGAGPDARNHFFIDWKRRILPVRGYPPCGQVIFFRPSPVTAPPEAEVQPGSVPTGRDSTPAVGGQAVAKRVRLFGVNLLCPEPQGCGGDPQSSSQAPPVSKEQRSDRSSSSLTYKLLS; this is encoded by the coding sequence ATGGAGAGGGAGGAGATGTTCGAGAAGGTGGTGACGCCGAGCGACGTCGGGAAACTGAACCGGCTGGTGGTCCCCAAGCAGTACGCGGAGCGCTTCTTCCCGCTGGTGGCAGCGACGGACTGCGTGAAGGGGCTGCTGCTGAGCTTCGAGGACCCGACGGGGAAGTCGTGGCACTTCCGCTACTCCTACTGGAACAGCAGCCAGAGCTACGTGATGACCAAGGGCTGGAGCCGATTCGTCAAGGAGAAGCGCCTCGACGCCGGGGACACCGTCTGCTTCAGCCGCGGCGCCGGCCCGGACGCCCGCAACCATTTCTTCATCGACTGGAAGCGCCGAATTCTTCCCGTCCGTGGATATCCACCATGCGGGCAGGTTATTTTCTTCCGGCCGTCTCCGGTCACTGCGCCGCCTGAAGCCGAAGTGCAACCTGGCAGCGTCCCGACGGGTCGTGATTCAACGCCCGCGGTGGGAGGCCAGGCCGTGGCCAAGCGAGTGAGGTTGTTTGGGGTGAACCTCTTATGCCCTGAACCACAAGGCTGTGGCGGCGATCCACAGTCCTCCTCTCAGGCGCCGCCCGTGAGCAAGGAGCAGCGTTCCGATCGATCCTCGTCGTCCTTGACCTATAAGCTTCTttcttaa